One Phycisphaera mikurensis NBRC 102666 DNA window includes the following coding sequences:
- a CDS encoding ABC transporter ATP-binding protein — MAAAPPAPPSTPRSSAAGAADRGPGTADLLTVRGLKVHFPVKRGVLQRTVGAVRAVDGIDFGLARGETLGLVGESGCGKSTAGRAVLRLVRADAGEVTFDGQDVLSAGRRELLALRRRMQIVFQDPVASLNPRMTVGAILGEPLAVHGLASGEALRDRVADLLVKVGLEADHARRYPHAFSGGQRQRIGIARALALEPDFIVCDEPVSALDVSVQGQVLNLLSDLQDELGLSYLFIAHNLAVVEHFCDRVAVMYLGRIVEIAPRDTLYRDPRHPYTRALLSAAPTPDPAGRRERGAQRILLEGDVPSPIFLHGDEPPEGADPNDPPPPLAASDGRAGRVRRKDLLVRPPLVPVPGSPEHRVSPGPGVEL, encoded by the coding sequence ATGGCCGCCGCTCCCCCCGCCCCGCCGAGCACCCCGCGAAGCTCCGCCGCCGGCGCCGCGGACCGCGGCCCCGGAACCGCCGATCTGCTGACGGTCCGCGGCCTCAAGGTCCACTTCCCGGTCAAGCGCGGCGTGCTGCAGCGGACGGTTGGGGCCGTCCGCGCCGTCGACGGCATCGACTTCGGCCTCGCCCGCGGCGAGACGCTCGGCCTCGTCGGCGAGTCGGGCTGCGGCAAGTCCACCGCCGGGCGGGCCGTGCTGCGCCTGGTGCGCGCCGACGCGGGCGAGGTCACCTTCGACGGGCAGGACGTGCTGAGCGCGGGCCGCCGCGAGCTGCTCGCGTTGCGGCGGCGGATGCAGATCGTCTTCCAGGACCCGGTGGCCAGCCTCAACCCGCGGATGACGGTGGGGGCCATCCTCGGCGAGCCGCTGGCCGTGCACGGCCTCGCCAGCGGCGAGGCCCTGCGCGACCGCGTCGCCGACCTGCTCGTGAAGGTGGGCCTGGAAGCCGACCACGCCCGGCGCTACCCGCACGCCTTCTCCGGCGGCCAGCGCCAGCGGATCGGCATCGCCCGGGCGCTGGCCCTCGAACCGGACTTCATCGTCTGCGACGAGCCCGTCTCGGCGCTGGACGTCTCCGTCCAGGGCCAGGTCCTCAACCTGCTCTCGGACCTCCAGGACGAGCTGGGCCTCAGCTACCTGTTCATCGCCCACAACCTCGCCGTCGTCGAGCACTTCTGCGACCGCGTCGCCGTGATGTACCTCGGCCGCATCGTCGAGATCGCCCCCCGCGACACGCTCTACCGCGACCCCCGCCACCCGTACACCCGGGCCCTGCTCTCCGCCGCCCCCACCCCCGATCCCGCCGGCCGCCGCGAGCGTGGCGCCCAACGGATCCTCCTCGAGGGCGACGTCCCCAGCCCGATCTTCCTCCACGGCGACGAGCCCCCGGAAGGAGCCGACCCGAACGACCCGCCGCCGCCGCTCGCCGCGTCGGACGGGCGAGCCGGCCGGGTGAGGCGAAAAGACCTCCTCGTCCGCCCCCCGCTGGTCCCCGTCCCCGGCAGCCCGGAGCACCGCGTCTCCCCCGGCCCGGGCGTGGAGCTCTGA
- a CDS encoding formylglycine-generating enzyme family protein: MKTRERLRAGLATTAVSALALAWTLGSAPAAVAAVVIDWATVGNAGNAADTTRLGAVGYDYRVSKHEVTNAQYAAFLNAVAATDTNRLYKTIMAADRRGGITRSGSPGSFTYAVKADMGNKPVNHVNWFDAARFSNWMTNGQGSGSTETGVYTLRGRLVLATTRDTSDLSQVFLPNENEWYKAAYHQPSAEGGDSDGYWAYPTASNRRPTIARANATGDIRNAGVNVANYNSGADWNGLNGNVATVGSAGVGSESFYGTSDQGGNVWEWTESRLASNFILRGGSWSNFDLNMRSSNRILLSPSTANSQAGFRIASFIPEPASLALLAAGAPLVLRRRRD, translated from the coding sequence ATGAAGACACGCGAACGCTTGCGAGCCGGGCTGGCGACCACGGCGGTCTCCGCTCTTGCACTTGCCTGGACACTCGGTTCCGCGCCGGCAGCCGTCGCCGCGGTCGTGATCGATTGGGCGACCGTCGGCAACGCGGGCAACGCCGCCGACACCACCCGATTGGGCGCGGTGGGCTACGACTACCGCGTCTCCAAGCACGAGGTGACCAACGCCCAGTACGCCGCATTCCTCAACGCGGTGGCGGCCACGGACACGAACAGGCTTTACAAGACCATCATGGCCGCCGACCGCCGCGGCGGGATCACCCGATCGGGCTCGCCGGGCAGCTTCACGTACGCCGTGAAAGCGGACATGGGCAACAAGCCGGTGAATCACGTCAACTGGTTCGACGCGGCCCGCTTCTCGAACTGGATGACCAACGGCCAGGGTTCCGGAAGCACGGAGACCGGCGTGTACACCCTGCGCGGCCGGTTGGTGCTGGCGACGACCCGCGACACCAGCGACCTATCCCAGGTGTTCCTCCCGAACGAGAACGAGTGGTACAAGGCCGCGTACCACCAGCCATCGGCCGAGGGCGGCGACAGCGACGGCTACTGGGCTTACCCGACCGCCAGCAACCGCCGGCCCACGATCGCCCGGGCCAACGCCACGGGAGACATCCGAAACGCCGGTGTGAACGTGGCGAACTACAACAGCGGAGCGGACTGGAACGGCCTGAACGGCAACGTCGCGACGGTCGGCTCGGCGGGGGTCGGCAGCGAGAGCTTCTACGGCACGTCCGACCAGGGCGGCAACGTGTGGGAGTGGACCGAGTCGCGGCTCGCCTCCAACTTCATCCTCCGCGGCGGCTCGTGGAGCAACTTCGATCTCAACATGCGGTCCTCGAATCGGATCCTGCTCAGCCCGTCGACCGCGAACAGCCAGGCCGGATTCCGGATCGCGAGCTTCATCCCGGAACCCGCTTCGCTCGCGCTCCTCGCGGCGGGAGCCCCCCTGGTCCTCAGACGGCGCCGGGATTGA